Proteins from a genomic interval of Treponema succinifaciens DSM 2489:
- a CDS encoding CobW family GTP-binding protein: MKKLTPITLLCGYLGAGKTTLLNKVLSNQEGYKVAVIVNDIGEVNFDEKLIADGAKITDTSSIVPLTNGCICCTLKTQLAQNIENLIKSGKFDYIMIEASGVCEPMPIVQELETIKNGNVDNVVGVVDAARLVDEFAGGDKLLKKDSIEEEDVESLLVQQIEFCSTLVINKKDLVSDEEFKKVRKVIEVLHPGVKIIETSHGDVDVKEIMGTNSFEFDSVYASAGWCKHLEEDEVEDEHHEEHHHREEEHEEHHHHEHDEHDHEEHGHHHHHEHRHEGESEDEYGIGTFIYYRRKPFDRQLLDEYANTWPRNIIRCKGLMWFADEPEMAWVFETSGRQIQAGYSGQWVAACSPAEQKKILEENPKIKDEWDKDVGDRMIKLCIIGQNLDKEKISAELDKCLAK, from the coding sequence ATGAAGAAATTAACACCTATAACACTCCTATGCGGTTATCTTGGAGCAGGAAAAACAACTCTTCTAAACAAAGTTCTTTCAAATCAGGAAGGATATAAAGTCGCAGTTATTGTAAATGACATCGGTGAAGTGAATTTTGACGAAAAACTTATTGCCGACGGGGCAAAAATTACAGACACATCAAGCATTGTTCCTTTAACAAACGGATGTATCTGCTGCACACTCAAAACTCAGCTCGCACAGAATATAGAGAATCTCATAAAGAGCGGAAAATTCGACTATATTATGATTGAAGCAAGCGGTGTATGCGAGCCAATGCCTATTGTTCAGGAACTTGAAACAATAAAGAACGGAAATGTTGACAATGTTGTAGGTGTTGTTGACGCAGCACGTCTTGTAGATGAATTTGCAGGTGGAGACAAGCTCTTGAAAAAGGATTCCATTGAGGAAGAAGACGTAGAAAGCCTTCTTGTTCAGCAGATTGAATTCTGTTCTACTCTTGTAATCAACAAAAAAGACTTGGTTTCTGATGAAGAATTCAAGAAAGTACGCAAAGTTATCGAAGTTCTTCACCCAGGTGTAAAGATAATTGAAACAAGCCATGGCGATGTAGATGTAAAAGAAATCATGGGAACAAATTCCTTTGAATTTGACAGCGTTTATGCAAGCGCAGGTTGGTGCAAGCATCTTGAAGAAGACGAAGTTGAAGATGAACATCACGAAGAGCACCATCACCGTGAAGAAGAGCACGAAGAACATCATCACCACGAACACGATGAGCACGACCATGAAGAACACGGGCATCACCATCATCATGAGCACCGTCACGAAGGAGAAAGTGAAGACGAGTACGGAATAGGAACTTTCATCTATTATAGAAGAAAACCGTTTGATCGCCAGCTTTTGGATGAATATGCAAACACATGGCCTCGAAATATAATCCGTTGCAAAGGTCTTATGTGGTTTGCAGATGAGCCAGAGATGGCTTGGGTGTTTGAAACATCCGGCAGACAGATTCAAGCTGGATATTCCGGACAGTGGGTTGCTGCCTGTTCACCAGCTGAGCAGAAAAAAATCCTTGAAGAAAATCCAAAAATAAAGGATGAATGGGATAAAGATGTAGGCGACAGAATGATTAAGCTCTGTATAATCGGTCAGAATCTAGACAAAGAAAAGATTTCCGCAGAACTTGACAAATGCCTTGCAAAATAA
- a CDS encoding methyl-accepting chemotaxis protein — protein sequence MKKGKLSVSIGIQTSLIIIFLVAIQLIVIVNLTKKDLLEDAYSKYSELARSYSSEISSVLEKSKVGMDVYVNADVCKTENPAEIVSWLQAHAYLRRAWFDYVAFVDQDGNFESDIGTHTVVTDRDYFKAIMQNGADSFIDNPTPSKVSGKLVIHINRALKLDGKTIGFFSGVTTSERLSRFVENTEIGNAGVSALISENGLIIASSGDSKVVDKLFATEDAKKILSTSSVNGDGIINTANGKYYLFYSIVEGTDWRNCIVISEAEVLSIFRKIFSIIIISNFVIGIAVIFGVIVNLIRKTQPLIVLEQSINKIASGNADLTKRIELKRKKNDEVGSIIDSFNGFMEKLQSIIVVIKQLKDELLKVDSDLDAGTQDTATSISQIISNIKNVENGINSNSESVDQTTTVLDKISIGIDNLNNMIESQSACVTEASAAVEQMIGNINSVNSSIGKMAASFESLEQSSSEGVKKQDDVNSRILVIASESQSLQEANAVISSIAEQTNLLAMNAAIEAAHAGEAGKGFSVVADEIRKLSETSSEQSKTIGNQLQKITDGIEEIVSASKIASETFSAVSNEMVETNNLVSQIKNAMQEQGEGSRQISLALTQMNDSTVQVRESSKQMSEGGKEILNEIKTLQNSTLSMKQGMSEMSAGARKINETGNALSGISNLMAQSIKKLGNEVDLFKV from the coding sequence ATGAAAAAAGGAAAACTTTCAGTCTCGATTGGAATTCAGACATCTCTTATTATAATATTTTTAGTTGCCATTCAGCTTATTGTTATTGTAAATTTAACAAAAAAAGACTTGCTGGAAGACGCTTATTCTAAGTATTCAGAACTTGCAAGGTCTTATTCTTCTGAAATCTCTTCTGTTCTTGAAAAATCTAAAGTTGGAATGGATGTATATGTCAATGCTGACGTTTGCAAAACTGAAAATCCAGCTGAAATAGTTTCTTGGTTGCAAGCCCATGCATATTTAAGAAGAGCCTGGTTTGATTATGTGGCTTTTGTTGATCAAGATGGAAACTTTGAATCAGATATAGGAACTCACACAGTTGTAACAGACCGTGATTATTTTAAGGCGATAATGCAGAATGGAGCCGATTCGTTTATAGACAATCCTACTCCTTCTAAAGTTTCTGGAAAACTAGTTATTCATATTAACCGTGCGCTTAAATTGGACGGAAAAACAATTGGTTTTTTCTCTGGAGTAACAACTTCTGAACGTTTGAGCCGTTTTGTAGAGAATACAGAAATTGGAAATGCTGGAGTTTCTGCCCTTATTTCTGAGAATGGACTTATAATAGCTTCTTCTGGAGATTCAAAAGTAGTTGACAAGCTTTTTGCGACAGAAGATGCAAAGAAAATCCTTTCTACTTCAAGTGTGAACGGCGACGGCATTATAAATACTGCCAACGGAAAATATTATCTTTTCTATTCTATAGTTGAAGGAACTGACTGGCGCAACTGCATAGTTATTTCTGAGGCGGAAGTTCTTAGCATTTTTAGAAAAATTTTTTCTATTATAATTATTTCAAACTTTGTCATTGGAATTGCTGTAATTTTTGGAGTGATTGTCAACTTAATCCGAAAGACGCAGCCTCTTATAGTTCTTGAGCAGTCTATAAATAAGATTGCTTCAGGAAATGCTGATTTAACCAAACGAATTGAGCTTAAGAGAAAAAAGAACGATGAAGTTGGAAGCATTATAGATAGTTTTAACGGCTTTATGGAAAAACTGCAAAGCATAATTGTTGTCATAAAGCAGCTGAAAGATGAACTTCTAAAAGTTGATTCAGACTTGGATGCAGGAACTCAGGATACAGCAACTTCTATAAGCCAGATAATTTCTAATATCAAAAATGTTGAAAACGGCATAAACAGTAACTCTGAGAGTGTGGATCAGACAACAACTGTTCTTGATAAAATTTCCATTGGAATTGACAATCTTAATAATATGATTGAAAGCCAGTCGGCCTGTGTTACAGAAGCGTCTGCGGCTGTTGAGCAGATGATTGGCAACATAAATTCTGTAAATTCTTCTATTGGAAAGATGGCTGCTTCATTTGAAAGCCTTGAGCAAAGCTCTTCTGAAGGTGTGAAAAAGCAGGATGATGTGAACTCAAGAATTCTTGTTATTGCAAGCGAGTCTCAGTCTTTGCAGGAAGCGAATGCCGTTATTTCAAGCATTGCGGAACAGACAAATCTTCTTGCAATGAATGCTGCAATCGAGGCCGCTCACGCAGGCGAGGCAGGAAAAGGATTTAGTGTTGTTGCGGATGAAATCCGCAAGCTTTCTGAAACTTCATCTGAACAGTCAAAGACAATCGGAAATCAGTTGCAGAAAATAACTGATGGAATTGAAGAGATTGTTTCTGCCTCAAAGATTGCATCCGAAACCTTTTCTGCTGTTTCAAATGAAATGGTGGAAACAAACAATCTTGTGTCTCAGATAAAAAATGCCATGCAGGAACAAGGAGAAGGTTCACGTCAGATTTCTCTTGCGCTTACACAAATGAACGACAGCACTGTGCAAGTAAGAGAATCTTCCAAGCAGATGTCGGAGGGCGGAAAGGAAATTCTAAATGAAATAAAAACTTTGCAGAATTCAACTTTGAGCATGAAACAAGGAATGAGCGAAATGTCCGCCGGCGCAAGAAAAATAAACGAAACTGGAAACGCATTGTCTGGAATTTCTAACCTTATGGCGCAGTCTATAAAGAAGCTTGGAAACGAGGTTGATTTGTTCAAAGTATAA
- a CDS encoding PD-(D/E)XK nuclease family protein, translated as MNFSEDKISEVISANIKNVDSLFVFPTDVVQTSWINWAIKNPDESGVRAFNLDQFTAWDKFKSDYLKASDENLICIPPVVRKVFVQKILSENNEMHFFKRIVSSASEFKDNVFSFTDWIAKILPSLKLWNEHFEKYCAAGKIPDDEDDDYKKLFELYKEFLKQNNFYEPSYLDSNFKKNEKQIFIFYPEILEDFAEFQNILCAEENVTLVCIPKNAQSGRCVFYNDARKEIRMLVLRLRQLHLEKIDLRTVAVNVPCLENIRPYLERELSIYSVPFTVRAGVPYTKNCGGDIFQKIKDCASSGFSYDSVRSFLLDGYIPWKNFDLNERLVRAGNEKRCVCSYEEGESIKDIWLSSLDDESAEKEFYLKIKDTVLQFENASSFQKLKFAWDSFKSKFIDEKKFSEERYTTTDKILGRIITDLNNLMSIERDYLSKINYKLNSAFDFFINEINQKTYTPNEKKYGVNIFPYRLSVCADFEYQFVINATQRDVSVPFRKLGFINDVEKRALLELNEKDVSVDFIKLYCAQQRNLKNKQMFFSASKKTFSGSAIMHTAFESCEQSDEKVLEQFDFINNEKNDFKDGIVSERAFSEMQQKSFYNWKNIFASGDSSCMSDSLKNKINAELKDKGKNSNPEKVKISQTELKSFFPCPRKFIFTKVLSLKEDSLDVDLIKNYEAGVLIHKIIELVCKNFQDKNGIYKGKIPIFNEETSGHIEQLIFSAFDEAKLHAGFSRSPLALKIIESQKGLICKNVFLFFKQFCALPDYSSKKGNKSFGGYFIEGVELEKEVPCSSNQFDFFGKIDCVLLNPDEPDELFIIDYKTGSAPSIKDCIFNADSIPVLGDFQMASYVKLLESKETKVCSAMFYKIKKDSADNFDVVQIISKTPNARSHNIDREGFEKTLSEFEIFAEYFYEKSSGFDFEPKNFQADKEHGINVYKDCMKCGLNSICRTSFNIAKKEIL; from the coding sequence ATGAATTTTAGTGAAGATAAGATTTCAGAAGTTATTTCGGCAAATATAAAGAATGTTGATTCACTTTTCGTTTTTCCCACTGATGTTGTTCAGACAAGCTGGATAAACTGGGCTATAAAAAATCCGGACGAGTCTGGCGTGCGGGCCTTTAATCTTGACCAGTTTACAGCATGGGATAAATTCAAGTCTGATTATTTAAAAGCTTCTGATGAAAATCTTATTTGTATTCCTCCTGTTGTACGGAAGGTTTTTGTTCAAAAAATTCTTTCAGAAAACAATGAGATGCATTTCTTTAAAAGAATTGTTTCTTCTGCATCAGAGTTCAAGGATAATGTTTTTAGCTTTACAGATTGGATCGCAAAAATTCTTCCCTCATTAAAACTTTGGAATGAGCACTTTGAAAAATATTGCGCCGCAGGAAAAATTCCTGATGATGAAGATGATGATTATAAAAAACTTTTTGAGCTTTACAAGGAATTTTTGAAGCAGAACAATTTTTACGAGCCTTCTTATTTGGATTCAAATTTCAAGAAGAATGAAAAGCAAATTTTTATTTTTTATCCAGAGATTCTTGAAGACTTCGCGGAATTTCAGAATATTCTTTGTGCGGAAGAAAATGTAACATTGGTTTGTATTCCCAAGAATGCGCAGAGCGGCAGGTGTGTTTTTTATAATGATGCGCGAAAAGAAATTAGAATGCTTGTTCTTAGGCTTAGACAACTGCACCTTGAAAAAATTGACTTGCGTACAGTGGCTGTCAATGTTCCCTGCTTGGAAAATATCAGACCTTATTTGGAAAGAGAACTTTCAATTTATTCTGTTCCTTTTACTGTACGGGCTGGAGTTCCATACACAAAGAATTGCGGAGGAGATATTTTTCAGAAAATAAAAGACTGCGCTTCTTCCGGCTTTTCGTATGACAGCGTGCGTTCGTTTTTGCTTGATGGATATATTCCGTGGAAAAATTTTGATTTAAATGAACGTCTTGTAAGAGCAGGAAATGAAAAAAGATGTGTGTGCAGCTATGAAGAAGGTGAATCCATCAAAGATATATGGCTTTCTTCACTTGATGATGAAAGTGCAGAAAAAGAATTTTATCTAAAAATCAAAGATACTGTTTTGCAATTTGAAAATGCATCTAGTTTTCAAAAGCTGAAATTTGCCTGGGACAGTTTTAAAAGTAAATTTATTGATGAGAAAAAATTTAGTGAAGAGCGTTATACAACAACAGATAAAATTTTAGGACGAATAATTACTGACTTAAACAACCTTATGTCTATTGAACGTGATTATCTTTCAAAAATAAATTACAAATTAAATTCTGCATTTGATTTTTTTATAAATGAAATTAACCAGAAGACTTATACACCTAATGAAAAGAAATATGGAGTTAATATTTTTCCTTATAGGCTTTCTGTTTGCGCGGATTTTGAATATCAATTTGTAATAAATGCGACTCAAAGAGATGTTTCTGTTCCTTTTAGAAAACTTGGATTTATAAATGATGTTGAAAAACGTGCGTTGCTTGAATTAAATGAAAAAGATGTTTCTGTTGATTTTATAAAGCTCTATTGTGCTCAGCAAAGAAACTTAAAAAATAAGCAGATGTTTTTTTCTGCGTCAAAAAAAACATTTTCTGGTTCTGCGATTATGCATACCGCGTTTGAATCCTGTGAACAATCAGATGAAAAAGTTCTTGAGCAATTTGATTTTATTAATAATGAAAAAAATGATTTTAAAGACGGCATTGTTTCGGAACGTGCTTTTTCAGAAATGCAGCAGAAATCTTTTTATAACTGGAAAAATATTTTTGCATCAGGTGATTCTTCTTGCATGTCTGATTCACTAAAAAATAAAATCAATGCTGAGCTAAAAGATAAAGGAAAGAATTCAAATCCTGAAAAAGTAAAAATTTCTCAGACTGAATTAAAAAGTTTTTTTCCTTGTCCAAGAAAATTTATTTTTACAAAAGTCTTAAGTTTAAAAGAAGATTCTTTAGATGTGGATCTTATAAAAAATTATGAAGCTGGTGTTCTTATTCATAAAATAATTGAACTTGTATGCAAAAATTTTCAGGATAAAAATGGAATTTACAAAGGAAAAATACCTATCTTCAATGAAGAGACTTCTGGGCATATAGAGCAGTTGATTTTTTCTGCTTTTGATGAAGCTAAACTTCATGCAGGTTTTTCAAGAAGTCCGCTTGCTCTTAAAATTATTGAAAGCCAGAAAGGGCTTATCTGTAAAAATGTATTTTTGTTTTTTAAACAGTTTTGCGCGTTGCCGGATTATTCTAGTAAAAAAGGAAATAAAAGTTTTGGAGGATATTTTATTGAAGGAGTTGAGCTTGAAAAAGAAGTTCCTTGCAGTTCAAATCAGTTTGACTTCTTTGGAAAGATTGACTGTGTGCTTTTAAATCCTGATGAGCCTGATGAGCTTTTTATCATTGATTACAAAACTGGTTCTGCGCCTTCTATAAAAGATTGCATTTTTAATGCGGATTCAATTCCCGTATTAGGAGACTTTCAAATGGCTTCGTATGTAAAACTTTTGGAAAGCAAGGAAACAAAAGTTTGCTCTGCTATGTTCTATAAAATTAAAAAAGATTCTGCAGACAATTTTGATGTTGTGCAAATTATTTCAAAAACACCGAACGCAAGAAGCCATAACATAGATAGAGAAGGCTTTGAAAAAACTTTGTCTGAGTTTGAAATTTTTGCAGAGTACTTTTATGAAAAATCATCTGGATTTGATTTCGAGCCTAAAAATTTTCAAGCGGACAAAGAACATGGCATAAATGTCTACAAAGACTGCATGAAGTGTGGACTTAATTCAATTTGCAGAACATCATTTAATATTGCAAAAAAGGAAATTTTATGA